The proteins below come from a single Burkholderia contaminans genomic window:
- a CDS encoding TetR/AcrR family transcriptional regulator, producing MRKSRAETAETRQRIVEIAAQQFRSKGIQGTGLNDVMSEAGLTHGGFYRHFESKNQLLAEAFELALSSVVDSLSESARKTGGKAGFASMVNSYVSRTHRDNAADGCPFAGMGSELARADELTREAATLGLSKMVEALAEHIGSGEAGDDMSHPNAMFALSAMVGAITLSRIVSDPKTSDALLKTVKRHLIEL from the coding sequence ATGCGGAAGTCAAGAGCCGAGACGGCCGAAACTCGCCAGCGGATAGTCGAAATTGCGGCTCAACAGTTCCGGAGCAAAGGGATACAAGGCACCGGACTTAACGATGTCATGTCCGAGGCGGGGCTGACACATGGCGGGTTCTACCGTCACTTCGAATCGAAAAACCAGTTGTTGGCGGAAGCGTTTGAGCTGGCGCTCTCGTCGGTTGTCGACTCGCTCAGTGAGTCGGCACGCAAAACCGGTGGCAAGGCGGGGTTTGCGTCCATGGTGAACAGCTATGTGTCCAGGACCCACCGCGACAATGCCGCTGACGGATGCCCGTTTGCTGGCATGGGCAGTGAACTCGCTCGTGCCGACGAGCTGACACGCGAGGCCGCAACATTGGGGTTAAGCAAGATGGTCGAAGCTCTGGCGGAGCACATCGGAAGCGGCGAAGCCGGGGATGATATGTCCCATCCCAATGCGATGTTCGCCCTGTCCGCAATGGTCGGAGCGATAACGCTATCGCGAATTGTCTCCGACCCGAAGACATCCGACGCTCTCCTGAAAACAGTAAAGCGCCATTTGATCGAACTGTGA
- a CDS encoding SDR family oxidoreductase yields the protein MSIKGAVVFVTGASRGLGLAFVREAVARGAAKVYAGVRNPDSFSEPGVTPVKLDVTDSRSVAEAAKIAADTTVLVNNAGIAEVTSAPFSEDVAEQARRFFETNYYGVMRVTAAFQPSLPKDGTGAIINVLSDATWRVVPFLAPYAASKAAAWSYTNNIRAVVAEERIQVLGLHVGVMDTDLTRGFDVPKSAPADVARQTFDALEAGESEILADEQTRALKRTLSSKHSAYIDPTVA from the coding sequence ATGAGTATCAAAGGTGCAGTTGTGTTTGTGACCGGCGCAAGCCGTGGTCTTGGACTTGCATTCGTGCGAGAGGCAGTGGCTCGGGGCGCCGCGAAAGTATACGCAGGCGTGCGCAATCCGGATAGCTTCAGTGAGCCCGGTGTTACCCCGGTCAAGCTTGATGTAACGGATTCTCGTTCGGTTGCCGAGGCAGCCAAGATTGCGGCAGACACCACGGTGCTGGTCAACAACGCTGGAATTGCTGAAGTCACCAGCGCTCCATTTTCCGAAGATGTTGCAGAGCAGGCTCGTCGCTTCTTTGAGACAAACTACTACGGTGTGATGCGCGTGACTGCCGCGTTCCAGCCGTCGCTACCGAAAGATGGCACGGGAGCGATTATCAACGTGCTGTCAGATGCCACGTGGCGAGTCGTCCCGTTTCTCGCACCCTATGCGGCGTCGAAGGCTGCGGCTTGGAGCTATACGAACAATATCCGTGCGGTGGTGGCGGAAGAGCGTATTCAGGTGTTGGGGCTTCACGTTGGCGTGATGGATACCGATCTCACGAGAGGCTTCGATGTGCCGAAGAGCGCGCCAGCCGATGTGGCCCGTCAAACGTTCGATGCACTGGAAGCAGGCGAGAGTGAGATTCTGGCCGACGAGCAAACGCGTGCTTTGAAGCGGACACTGTCCTCGAAGCATTCGGCTTACATCGACCCGACGGTTGCTTAA
- a CDS encoding MarR family winged helix-turn-helix transcriptional regulator gives MKKPGGTSPSVDLDSPDVCYALAARRSARFVTRIYESCLEPAGITSSEFSILSLLEFTPAITVAELARKMEMERTTLVRALKPMREAGYVCEGEEKLGRAVTLVVSKAGLRKLAQAKPYWKAAQKAFEERVGKAEAALFREMALVAVSRRE, from the coding sequence ATGAAGAAGCCGGGTGGAACGTCACCATCAGTGGACCTCGATAGTCCTGACGTCTGTTATGCATTGGCCGCCCGGCGGAGTGCTCGCTTTGTGACTCGCATTTATGAAAGTTGCCTTGAACCCGCTGGGATTACTTCGTCGGAGTTCTCGATTTTGTCGCTGCTCGAGTTCACGCCGGCCATCACTGTCGCGGAGCTGGCTCGAAAGATGGAGATGGAGCGCACGACACTCGTTCGTGCGCTGAAGCCCATGCGCGAGGCGGGCTATGTTTGCGAGGGAGAGGAGAAGCTTGGCCGTGCGGTGACGCTGGTGGTATCGAAAGCGGGCTTGAGAAAGCTTGCCCAGGCGAAGCCGTATTGGAAAGCCGCCCAAAAGGCCTTCGAGGAACGGGTCGGGAAAGCCGAAGCTGCTCTGTTCCGGGAAATGGCATTGGTGGCGGTTTCTCGTCGAGAGTGA
- a CDS encoding HD domain-containing protein, translating to MTTPVAIGGIVAPDSALTRSAASLVERVHSRPILNHVHRTWWFAEFLGTKRGLKYDRELVYLATLLHDLGLTEEFSADQRFEVDGADAATRFLIANGYAETKTRLVWDGIALHSSAGIADRKQAEIALVFLGAHVDVLGLNFNELTPAFVDDVLSIYPREGMKSAFMQALAEVVRKKPHTAVGTGLADIGRRHIHGFDCPNVCDLIENAPFDS from the coding sequence TTGACCACACCTGTCGCCATCGGAGGGATAGTCGCGCCGGACTCAGCATTGACGCGCAGCGCGGCTTCTCTCGTCGAGCGAGTTCATTCAAGGCCGATCCTGAATCACGTCCATCGCACTTGGTGGTTCGCAGAATTTCTCGGTACGAAGCGCGGACTCAAGTACGACCGCGAACTCGTCTATCTCGCAACCTTGTTGCACGACTTGGGGTTGACCGAAGAATTCAGTGCTGACCAGCGCTTCGAGGTCGACGGTGCTGATGCTGCCACTCGATTTCTCATCGCGAACGGCTATGCCGAAACGAAGACTCGATTGGTCTGGGATGGAATCGCCCTGCACTCCAGTGCCGGCATTGCCGACCGGAAGCAGGCAGAAATTGCACTCGTCTTTCTCGGCGCTCATGTCGACGTTCTTGGCTTGAACTTTAACGAGCTCACACCAGCCTTCGTCGATGACGTTCTCTCGATATATCCCCGCGAGGGCATGAAATCCGCATTCATGCAAGCACTCGCCGAAGTTGTCCGCAAGAAGCCTCATACTGCAGTTGGGACCGGGCTTGCAGATATCGGGCGCCGGCACATCCACGGCTTCGATTGTCCGAATGTTTGCGACCTCATCGAGAATGCGCCTTTTGACAGCTGA
- a CDS encoding efflux transporter outer membrane subunit — MKRMTFLKTKTYVASALLGLAVTGCAVGPDYVAPEPALTAFHNTAAAPNSQSRQRPSLDQWWLAFDDPMLVQVVQRALAQNLDLVASVARVQQARAAAAGAGADLLPTVDFGGSATAEHQSTLSPTGKLASSLPGYSRTSHEYTLGPSASWEIDLFGGLRRDATAAREEAQAAEADQAGVRISVAADAADAYLQIRGYQARLGVAEDQIETDRRLLQLVRDRYNAGSATGREVAQADALLKRALATVPPLRIGLEKQLNRLDVLMGVQPGTYASELGTPHDVPAVPPIPRDNSPTDMLRRRPDVIAAERRLAASNEHIGAAISDYYPKISLSGALGLDSVGTNRMFSASAFQAVGGGALRWRLFDFGKVDAEVKQAKGANAEALAIYRQSVLHAAEDVENALVTLSQTQIRLAEIQDQIEALTKARDLSQQAYRAGSITLTDVLDADSQLLSARDELDSNRADAARAAVGVYRALGGGWEPATHNLTASR, encoded by the coding sequence ATGAAACGCATGACCTTCTTGAAGACGAAAACGTATGTCGCAAGTGCGTTGCTTGGGCTGGCGGTAACTGGTTGTGCAGTGGGCCCTGATTACGTTGCACCGGAGCCTGCACTTACGGCTTTTCACAATACCGCCGCAGCGCCGAACTCTCAAAGCAGGCAACGACCGTCGCTCGACCAGTGGTGGCTCGCCTTCGATGACCCCATGCTCGTTCAGGTTGTGCAACGCGCTCTCGCCCAGAACCTTGATTTGGTGGCATCCGTCGCCAGGGTACAGCAAGCTCGTGCGGCGGCGGCTGGCGCGGGCGCCGACCTGCTGCCTACGGTTGATTTCGGCGGGTCCGCAACAGCAGAGCACCAAAGTACATTGAGTCCGACAGGCAAGCTCGCCTCGAGCCTTCCAGGCTACTCCCGTACGAGCCACGAATACACGTTGGGGCCTTCAGCCAGTTGGGAAATCGACCTGTTTGGCGGGTTGCGGCGCGACGCCACGGCAGCACGCGAAGAAGCACAGGCAGCAGAAGCCGACCAGGCCGGCGTACGCATCAGCGTAGCTGCGGACGCCGCGGACGCGTACCTGCAAATTCGCGGTTATCAAGCCCGCCTCGGGGTAGCGGAGGACCAGATTGAGACCGACAGACGGTTGCTGCAACTCGTCCGTGACCGATACAACGCCGGTTCTGCAACCGGAAGAGAGGTGGCACAAGCAGATGCATTGCTCAAGCGGGCGCTCGCCACCGTTCCTCCGTTGCGCATCGGACTGGAGAAGCAGTTGAATCGCCTCGACGTCCTGATGGGGGTACAGCCGGGAACTTATGCGAGTGAGCTTGGGACACCGCACGACGTTCCCGCCGTGCCGCCGATACCACGCGACAACTCACCTACGGACATGCTTCGTCGTCGACCAGACGTCATCGCGGCAGAGCGTAGGCTCGCTGCTTCAAATGAACACATTGGCGCAGCGATATCAGACTACTATCCGAAAATCTCGCTATCTGGCGCACTCGGTCTTGATAGCGTTGGCACCAACCGCATGTTCAGCGCTTCTGCCTTCCAGGCAGTGGGCGGGGGGGCGTTACGTTGGCGGCTATTCGACTTCGGCAAAGTGGATGCGGAAGTAAAGCAAGCCAAGGGGGCTAACGCAGAGGCCCTGGCTATCTATCGCCAGTCCGTGCTGCATGCTGCCGAGGACGTCGAGAATGCGCTCGTTACCCTTTCTCAGACTCAGATTCGTCTGGCGGAAATCCAGGACCAGATCGAGGCTCTGACGAAAGCTCGCGACTTGTCTCAGCAGGCATATCGCGCAGGGTCAATCACGTTGACGGACGTTCTCGACGCCGACAGCCAGTTGCTCTCCGCGAGAGACGAGCTTGACTCCAATCGCGCGGACGCCGCGCGGGCCGCAGTAGGCGTCTACCGGGCATTGGGCGGTGGATGGGAACCCGCCACCCATAATCTGACGGCTAGCCGCTAG
- a CDS encoding efflux RND transporter permease subunit, with translation MKLAHFFIDHPRFAAVLSIFITLFGLVTLSFLPVAQYPNIVPPTVQVTTAYPGASADTIARTVATPLEQAINGVENMDYISSQSTSNGSLSITVTFKVGTDMNVAQMLTENRVQDTLSRLPEEVQRQGVTVKKTIPAVLLGIHPYSPDGSRDAQYISNYMILHVKDEIARLPGVSDITTTGERQFAMRIWIDPDKAAVRDISAAQILAALRAQNAQVSAGTVNDPTVRGSGAYQISIEALGRLTTPEQFEDIIVKSDNDGHVTRIRDIGRAELGSSDYGTLAYADKSPSASSWVYAIPGSNVVTVEHEVLDKMKELRKSFPPGLDYKIVYDPTTFVSQSIDEVIKTIFIAILLVVGVVFIFLQSWRATIIPVVAIPVSLMGTFTILAACGISINNLSLFGLVLAVGIVVDDAIVVVENVERNMRLGMSPREAAHRTMDEVSEALIAIALTLCAVFVPAAFITGISGLFFKQFATTIAASTIISCFVSLTLSPALCAILLKPHAGSHSHTGPRGRFNYLVQGGFGRFNAAFEWLSSNYGRMTSRFVRATSVVLIVYAVLISLTGFQFSRMSTGFIPEQDQGTLAVLVQLPPGSSLERTDKAVKEVNDIILSTPGIEHTSPLTGFDVTTGTNAPNTGTVYLGLPSLYGHHIPGVNAAEMIRRLRERLKVVNDAFVLVVQPPPVQGLGSPGGFKLMLEDRGGVGPQALAQAANALVKAANNDPAFAGAFTLFNVGAPSLYADIDRVKAEKVGLTPTDVFSTLQLYMGSQYVNDFNYLGRTFQVFAQGDSRFRQSPEDILRLKVRNASGEMVPVGTVATLREKTTPYRVPRYNLYPAAEVQGIAAPGVASGVALKRMEELARQVLPPGVAFEWTDLAHQQQLPHTPTLAIFAAAALCVFLVLAAQYESWKMPLAIVLIVPMCLLASSTGLHVRGMPIDILAQIGFVVLVGLAVKNAILIVEFARQREHHGDDTEDAAVSAAKTRLRPILMTSFAFILGVAPLAVATGAGAEMRQSLGTAVLFGMIGVTVFGLLFTPAIYTFIRNFNNPDAKKALSRVFSGGSAK, from the coding sequence ATGAAACTCGCTCACTTCTTCATCGACCACCCCCGATTTGCGGCGGTGCTGAGCATATTCATCACGCTCTTCGGGTTGGTCACGCTGAGTTTTCTGCCCGTGGCTCAGTACCCGAACATCGTACCGCCGACAGTCCAGGTGACGACCGCCTACCCCGGCGCATCAGCGGACACGATTGCCCGCACCGTTGCCACGCCACTCGAGCAGGCCATCAACGGTGTGGAAAACATGGATTACATCAGTAGCCAATCAACGAGCAACGGCTCACTGAGCATCACCGTGACGTTCAAGGTGGGTACCGACATGAACGTTGCTCAAATGCTCACGGAGAATCGCGTACAGGACACGCTGTCTCGCCTTCCGGAGGAAGTTCAGCGACAAGGGGTAACCGTCAAGAAGACTATCCCGGCGGTGTTGCTGGGCATTCATCCGTACTCACCCGACGGGTCGCGCGACGCGCAGTACATTTCAAACTACATGATTCTTCACGTGAAGGATGAAATTGCACGGCTCCCGGGAGTATCGGACATCACCACGACAGGAGAACGCCAGTTCGCGATGCGCATCTGGATTGACCCTGACAAAGCAGCAGTCCGTGACATCAGTGCGGCACAAATTCTCGCAGCATTGCGTGCGCAAAACGCCCAGGTCTCCGCAGGCACGGTCAATGACCCTACCGTCCGTGGCAGTGGAGCCTACCAAATCAGTATCGAAGCGCTTGGACGCCTCACCACCCCCGAGCAATTCGAAGACATCATCGTGAAGTCGGACAATGATGGCCATGTGACGCGCATTCGTGATATCGGCCGTGCCGAACTGGGCTCGTCGGACTATGGAACACTGGCGTATGCGGACAAGAGTCCTTCAGCGTCTTCCTGGGTCTATGCGATTCCAGGTTCCAACGTGGTCACGGTCGAGCATGAAGTGCTCGACAAGATGAAGGAACTCCGCAAGAGCTTTCCGCCGGGCCTGGACTACAAGATTGTCTACGACCCGACGACGTTTGTGAGCCAGTCGATTGACGAGGTCATCAAGACGATCTTCATCGCGATTCTCCTCGTCGTCGGCGTCGTGTTCATATTTCTCCAAAGCTGGCGGGCAACAATCATCCCGGTGGTTGCAATTCCTGTCTCGCTGATGGGGACGTTCACCATCCTTGCGGCATGCGGTATATCGATCAACAATCTTTCGCTGTTCGGTCTCGTCCTTGCGGTCGGCATCGTGGTCGATGATGCCATCGTCGTGGTGGAAAACGTCGAGCGAAACATGCGGCTGGGGATGTCACCGCGTGAAGCAGCACATCGGACGATGGACGAAGTGTCGGAAGCTTTGATTGCCATCGCGCTCACCCTGTGCGCCGTATTCGTACCGGCGGCTTTCATCACTGGAATCTCGGGCCTGTTCTTCAAGCAGTTCGCCACGACAATCGCCGCATCGACAATCATCTCGTGCTTCGTGTCGCTTACGTTGAGTCCCGCACTGTGCGCCATCCTTCTCAAGCCGCACGCCGGATCTCACTCGCATACCGGACCGCGAGGACGATTCAATTACCTCGTACAAGGCGGCTTTGGTAGGTTCAATGCCGCATTCGAGTGGCTGTCGTCAAACTACGGAAGGATGACATCACGCTTCGTTCGCGCAACATCAGTAGTGCTCATCGTGTATGCCGTGCTGATTTCCCTGACGGGCTTCCAGTTCTCCAGAATGAGCACGGGCTTTATCCCGGAACAGGATCAAGGCACCCTCGCGGTGCTCGTCCAGTTGCCGCCGGGCTCCAGCCTGGAGCGAACAGACAAGGCCGTGAAGGAGGTCAACGACATCATCCTCTCGACTCCCGGAATCGAGCACACATCGCCGCTCACTGGATTCGACGTGACGACAGGAACGAACGCGCCCAACACCGGAACCGTGTACCTCGGATTGCCGTCCCTCTATGGCCATCACATTCCTGGCGTCAACGCGGCGGAGATGATCAGGCGGCTGCGTGAGCGTCTGAAGGTCGTCAACGACGCGTTTGTTCTCGTCGTCCAGCCACCACCGGTGCAGGGGCTCGGAAGCCCCGGTGGATTCAAGCTGATGCTGGAAGACCGCGGCGGTGTAGGGCCGCAAGCCCTGGCGCAGGCAGCAAATGCGCTTGTCAAAGCGGCCAACAATGACCCCGCCTTCGCGGGTGCATTCACCTTGTTCAACGTGGGCGCTCCTTCGCTCTACGCCGATATTGACCGCGTAAAAGCAGAAAAGGTCGGCCTCACGCCAACAGACGTCTTCTCCACGCTGCAACTCTATATGGGTTCGCAGTACGTCAACGACTTCAACTATCTCGGGCGGACTTTTCAGGTCTTCGCACAAGGCGACTCACGATTCCGACAATCGCCCGAAGATATTCTTCGCCTCAAGGTTCGCAATGCCTCGGGAGAAATGGTGCCGGTTGGCACTGTCGCTACGCTGCGTGAAAAGACGACCCCATATCGTGTGCCCCGCTACAACCTCTACCCAGCAGCGGAAGTGCAAGGCATCGCAGCGCCGGGTGTGGCTTCCGGCGTAGCTCTGAAGCGGATGGAGGAACTCGCACGGCAAGTTCTTCCGCCGGGCGTTGCGTTTGAATGGACCGACCTCGCCCACCAGCAGCAACTGCCGCATACCCCGACGCTGGCGATATTCGCAGCGGCCGCACTTTGTGTATTTCTCGTGCTCGCCGCCCAGTACGAAAGCTGGAAGATGCCGCTTGCCATCGTGCTCATTGTTCCGATGTGCCTGTTGGCATCGTCGACGGGGCTGCATGTACGAGGCATGCCAATCGACATCCTTGCTCAAATCGGCTTCGTCGTCCTCGTAGGACTCGCAGTAAAGAACGCCATTCTGATTGTCGAGTTTGCGCGTCAACGAGAGCACCACGGCGACGACACTGAAGATGCTGCGGTCAGTGCCGCCAAGACTCGCCTGCGTCCAATCTTGATGACATCTTTCGCGTTCATTCTTGGAGTAGCGCCGCTGGCTGTCGCCACCGGCGCCGGCGCGGAGATGCGCCAATCGCTGGGAACGGCGGTTCTGTTTGGCATGATAGGCGTGACTGTCTTCGGACTCCTCTTCACGCCGGCAATCTATACATTCATCCGGAATTTCAACAATCCTGACGCAAAGAAGGCATTGAGTCGTGTGTTTTCCGGCGGGAGCGCAAAATGA
- a CDS encoding efflux RND transporter periplasmic adaptor subunit has product MNENSERSEPNSAAVGKSHKPRLRARVGAAAVVLVFLAAGATAMHANEQSKTTKVVAPSGPAVAVSTPLQRAIDTRLNFLGQFSAVQRVEIRAQVGGALTGIHFVDGAIVHKGDLLFEIDPVPYQIKLREAHAQLDSSKARLELATRELARAEVLKGTDAGTAENVEQRTAEKMAAAAAVENATALVRDAQFDLDHCRVTAPFTGRMGNHQVSVGNLIAGSRAASSPTTLLATLVSLDPMYLDFDMSEGDYMAFMRERAKQRNSAANSVDISLSDEVKYTRQGTLDFVDNALDRSSGTIHARAIVPNNDLLLTPGGFARARLAISTPQSALLVPDAAVLQDQSEHVVLTVGPDNVVTPKPVQLGDLRDGLRVIRSGLTPTDKVIIDGLATARPGAKVTPHAGAIAIADQG; this is encoded by the coding sequence ATGAACGAGAATTCTGAACGGTCCGAACCTAATTCCGCGGCTGTCGGCAAGTCGCACAAGCCTCGTCTACGGGCCAGGGTCGGTGCTGCGGCCGTCGTCCTGGTCTTCCTGGCGGCCGGCGCGACGGCCATGCATGCGAACGAACAGTCGAAGACTACAAAAGTAGTCGCTCCGTCCGGTCCGGCTGTTGCGGTGAGCACTCCCTTACAGCGAGCCATCGATACGCGCCTGAATTTTCTCGGTCAGTTTTCTGCCGTCCAGCGCGTTGAAATCCGCGCACAGGTCGGTGGCGCGCTGACTGGCATCCACTTCGTGGACGGTGCGATTGTTCATAAGGGAGACCTGCTGTTCGAGATTGACCCGGTTCCGTACCAGATCAAGCTGCGCGAAGCGCATGCCCAGCTCGACAGCTCCAAGGCCCGGCTGGAACTGGCAACGCGCGAATTGGCCCGAGCAGAAGTCCTCAAGGGCACAGATGCGGGAACTGCTGAGAATGTCGAACAACGGACCGCTGAAAAGATGGCCGCAGCCGCTGCGGTAGAGAACGCGACCGCACTCGTACGAGACGCGCAGTTTGACCTGGACCACTGTCGTGTCACCGCACCGTTCACCGGTCGAATGGGTAACCACCAAGTGTCGGTCGGCAATCTTATCGCCGGCAGCCGCGCGGCAAGCAGCCCGACGACGTTGCTGGCAACGCTCGTCTCGTTAGACCCGATGTACCTCGATTTCGACATGAGCGAGGGTGACTACATGGCGTTCATGCGGGAACGAGCGAAACAGCGCAACAGTGCCGCGAACAGCGTCGACATCTCTCTCAGCGATGAAGTCAAGTACACGCGGCAAGGCACCCTCGACTTTGTAGACAACGCGCTCGACCGCTCGAGCGGAACAATTCACGCCCGCGCAATTGTCCCCAACAACGACCTGCTGCTCACTCCCGGTGGCTTCGCTCGCGCGCGCCTGGCCATCAGCACTCCGCAGTCCGCTTTGCTTGTGCCGGATGCCGCGGTGCTGCAGGACCAGTCTGAACACGTCGTCCTGACCGTAGGCCCCGACAACGTCGTTACGCCGAAGCCCGTGCAACTCGGAGACCTCCGCGATGGCCTGCGCGTCATTCGCTCGGGGCTCACTCCGACCGACAAGGTAATCATCGACGGACTGGCTACCGCCCGCCCGGGGGCGAAAGTGACGCCCCACGCAGGCGCAATTGCGATAGCCGACCAAGGTTGA
- a CDS encoding TetR/AcrR family transcriptional regulator: MKRSKADTAATRARVVEVAAQTFARNGIRATGVAEIMAAAGLTHGAFYRHFESKEQLVAEACAVTLESLVGSAESVASQEQGRFLSHLESFLTSDCNEGGLAGCPFVAMGSELARADAETRGIATKGFRNLVDLIATRYSHMDGESARAAAIYTLTTMIGAVTMSRIVDDPELSNQIIETAKAHLVDVQTGPGQDEHRRTA; encoded by the coding sequence ATGAAGCGGTCTAAGGCAGATACAGCGGCGACGCGGGCGCGGGTTGTCGAGGTGGCGGCGCAGACCTTTGCACGGAACGGAATTCGCGCGACGGGCGTAGCGGAAATCATGGCTGCCGCAGGGCTCACTCACGGTGCGTTCTATCGTCACTTCGAATCGAAGGAACAGCTCGTGGCTGAAGCGTGCGCGGTCACACTCGAATCTTTAGTCGGGTCGGCTGAGTCTGTTGCCAGTCAAGAGCAGGGGCGTTTCCTGTCGCACCTGGAGAGCTTCTTGACCTCTGACTGTAACGAGGGGGGACTGGCTGGCTGCCCATTCGTGGCAATGGGTAGCGAGCTTGCGCGCGCAGATGCCGAGACGCGCGGGATAGCGACCAAGGGCTTCCGCAATCTTGTCGACCTGATTGCGACGCGCTATTCGCACATGGATGGTGAGTCGGCACGCGCTGCCGCGATTTATACACTGACGACAATGATTGGAGCGGTCACGATGTCGCGCATAGTGGACGATCCGGAGTTGTCGAATCAAATCATAGAAACGGCGAAAGCCCATCTGGTCGATGTACAGACGGGGCCAGGCCAGGACGAGCACCGTCGCACGGCATAG
- a CDS encoding ATP-binding protein, with amino-acid sequence MTVPSDLPEAFSFGQTVVVRSRRELTHAGTRVEIGGRAFDLLIALVEARGMPVSRDTLQANVWVGRVIEGNTVEARISVIRRALGDDRDAIATIEGFGYQFVAEITPVDANFFGLAQPALHRAVSGRRSVPPPASKLIGRARELAAATAMVESHRIVTFVGPGGVGKTKLAFEIARNLTSKYAGGVLYSDLGSISEATTQLFEGIERDFRPHPQLLILDSCEHLIDSVAHAIERFLNVAPSLTIIATSRETLRINGEYVFRVAPCEVPTRQNLANARSLGSIQILEHYISSAIKEADLPAAIEICQRLDGIPLALELASACVPALGLGGVAEQLDDRFALLTRGTRTAVARHRTLLASLDWSYELLDEKQKVVLERLSLFSGQFTLDAAQHIAADDAVSAQDVLTSILDLEKKSLIGVRIYETRRVFELLESVRMYAQLKLRDRSDYPVFARLHARYVLAALNETVPGSAMLPSAGSPDGGTSFLDDLRAAVNWGFAPGGDIAMAVDLVLASTAVLMRASMASECLEQIERALKILATRPDRDDLTQMLNRARETCLTQQTTAHSRIHR; translated from the coding sequence ATGACCGTACCGTCGGACCTTCCAGAGGCATTCTCCTTCGGCCAAACCGTGGTGGTGCGCTCGCGCCGCGAACTGACACATGCAGGTACGCGGGTTGAGATTGGCGGACGCGCCTTCGACCTATTGATAGCGCTGGTGGAAGCGCGCGGCATGCCTGTCAGCCGGGACACGCTGCAAGCGAACGTCTGGGTGGGCCGGGTCATCGAGGGAAATACGGTAGAAGCGCGGATATCAGTCATTCGGAGAGCGCTGGGAGACGATCGAGACGCAATTGCGACAATCGAAGGGTTCGGCTATCAGTTCGTCGCGGAGATAACACCGGTAGATGCGAACTTCTTCGGGCTCGCGCAACCCGCTTTGCATCGCGCAGTTTCCGGGAGGCGCTCGGTGCCACCTCCGGCATCGAAATTGATTGGCAGAGCGCGCGAGCTAGCCGCAGCTACTGCGATGGTCGAAAGTCATCGCATCGTCACTTTCGTAGGTCCAGGCGGAGTGGGAAAAACCAAGCTCGCATTCGAGATTGCCCGAAATTTGACCTCAAAGTATGCGGGTGGTGTCTTGTATTCGGACCTCGGCTCGATATCGGAAGCCACAACACAGCTATTCGAGGGCATCGAGCGGGATTTCCGCCCGCACCCACAGCTACTGATACTGGATAGTTGTGAACACCTCATCGATAGTGTCGCCCATGCGATAGAGCGCTTTCTAAACGTTGCGCCCTCCCTCACCATCATTGCAACCAGCCGAGAAACGCTTCGTATAAACGGTGAGTACGTGTTCAGAGTGGCCCCGTGCGAAGTTCCGACACGTCAAAATCTTGCCAACGCGCGCTCTTTGGGTTCGATACAAATACTTGAACACTACATTTCTTCAGCGATAAAGGAAGCGGACCTCCCCGCTGCGATTGAAATATGTCAGCGGCTCGACGGCATTCCCCTCGCGCTCGAGTTGGCATCCGCATGTGTCCCGGCACTCGGACTTGGCGGTGTCGCAGAACAACTTGACGACCGCTTCGCGCTTCTTACGCGTGGAACACGAACAGCGGTAGCGCGCCATCGAACATTGTTGGCCAGCCTCGACTGGAGCTACGAACTGCTTGACGAAAAGCAGAAGGTAGTTCTGGAACGCCTAAGCCTTTTTTCAGGCCAGTTCACTCTGGATGCGGCACAGCACATTGCCGCGGACGATGCCGTTAGCGCTCAGGATGTGCTCACCAGCATTCTGGACCTCGAGAAGAAATCGCTGATCGGCGTACGGATATATGAGACGAGAAGAGTATTTGAATTGCTCGAATCGGTGCGCATGTATGCGCAACTCAAGCTTCGTGACCGTAGTGATTACCCCGTTTTCGCGCGACTTCATGCGCGATACGTGCTTGCGGCCCTGAACGAAACAGTACCTGGCAGCGCAATGCTGCCATCAGCAGGCTCACCAGATGGTGGAACTTCTTTCCTTGACGACTTAAGAGCGGCGGTCAATTGGGGATTCGCACCCGGTGGGGACATTGCCATGGCCGTCGATTTGGTACTTGCGAGCACGGCAGTTTTGATGCGCGCTTCGATGGCGAGTGAATGCTTGGAGCAAATAGAACGGGCGCTAAAAATTCTTGCGACGCGCCCTGATCGTGACGATCTAACCCAAATGCTCAACAGGGCCCGGGAAACTTGCCTCACCCAGCAGACGACGGCTCATAGCCGAATCCATCGCTAG